The following are encoded together in the Neomonachus schauinslandi chromosome 15, ASM220157v2, whole genome shotgun sequence genome:
- the PRR15L gene encoding proline-rich protein 15-like protein codes for MTEAGWWKLTFLRKKKSAPKVLYEIPDTYAQTEGSAEAPRPEGGAPNGNFNTRLEKIVDKNTKGKHVKVSNSGRFKEKKKVRATLAENPNLFDDREGKGQ; via the coding sequence ATGACCGAGGCCGGCTGGTGGAAGCTGACCTTCCTCCGGAAAAAGAAATCAGCTCCCAAGGTGCTGTATGAGATCCCCGACACCTATGCTCAAACAGAGGGCAGCGCTGAGGCCCCGAGGCCCGAGGGCGGGGCCCCCAACGGCAACTTTAACACCCGCCTGGAGAAGATTGTGGACAAGAACACAAAAGGCAAGCACGTCAAAGTCTCCAATTCGGGCCGCTtcaaggagaagaagaaagtCCGGGCCACGTTGGCAGAGAACCCCAACCTCTTTGACGACAGGGAGGGCAAAGGACAGTGA